One region of Rubinisphaera margarita genomic DNA includes:
- a CDS encoding patatin-like phospholipase family protein, translated as MSSIVPESEVFAAELEEVQRRREKVAVENGSEESQEASAESADLRNNLIGLALSGGGIRSAAFNLGLIQAFHRTGLLRVIDYVSSVSGGSYVNAALAQSISRKREFGEAPELFDFYVEDNGRSSPAVTRLTKQGNYLFRLDLVANRYVIGLLLNLIPRISLLVAVCAFIAFVWRSLDYHQVRDHFEAWNLAGDVYPALAPSLVFGGLWFALCILALAFQSSPLKKLSHYVFWGSFACLVIGVATLIVSGDISLSEPYDPARTAGETRIFWQSYLQWPLLGMVLIGLIPILVPTKLFRSGVHPRNSVESWVFYYTSFALFLGVPLLLVAAFASENISGFATYRGPDFVYGDFKELDALGELIDSFSEERAKAVETPVVEILAGLDQATVARRRWLETTDDKVVQVDFSPDAIASGGASRQENTGEVKENEQPQSLFASSIEDSQLLDLMGLTCKDYPALKTRYDALLDAEGGLRLEDAIPLASDLGDACSHQLFVNEPARIYQAGTGAEEPLTDWMMWRYVRFLNRLKHAIGAPLQLSNNYSQFVASSAIQRKLHNETARCLNEVLDDKQLFTLTLVDPGTHHGTSPQNPRLAHLLELVASDEDGEVNQSQYHDAELNRLLFEEFYPAVFRPRSEIRRAVLIEHDQRHRLIWSVGALLAFLLSSALISPNNTSLHDYYRDRLCRAYLDADSEDAHSNPPLTSCQPHICGGPYPLFHGAVSVPSSWMRHPDHLAPDFHHFLLSPLFFGSRDLGYQRTDELGASTLTVGDTMAISAAAISPNYFVHHFIMLMMELLNFRTGKWIPSPQRADSIKRDPRLIELLWEGLANRNNEKYVLVTDGGHIENLGLEALIERRCRVIFVSDAGQDPYYCFDDFSKLVKRLRIEQGIEILEMDSAGESIFDDGYRPLQTRGKFPVRDLPGREKLEELGWSWLSLEQMQDTSMPQGVPPEGQKPDAVDHPENPRHFFFARIRYPEPDTTSDDLGSSAVPGGREALLVYFKPCLTGDEDLTIREFALRNYLFPHDPLSDQAFSFAQFDAYRQLGLHTAIDLVRGRTSGARGDLDSFWTSDRYFNADTLAEELTDGKWNSGTATTKESSGEPINVKEIREKVSAVIADLQRADDEQTTGEDIQSRQEELERMLGDSYVAADLIIAALSQADADVASLNSLRELHVYWDRRCVDRLLDLLDTWIPQEPRKRIGDGELAKSCECFLLLHDVLFHNEIQINREQVGRLFRLVQRLLATPTAKRRYQEPLSALLEFVGGAANLTSEMKREHEGILQVLRGTKRWNRAAST; from the coding sequence ATGTCATCGATCGTGCCTGAGTCCGAGGTATTTGCCGCCGAACTCGAGGAAGTGCAACGCCGTAGAGAAAAAGTCGCCGTGGAGAACGGCTCTGAGGAATCTCAGGAGGCGTCGGCAGAGTCCGCTGATCTGCGGAACAATCTGATCGGCCTGGCCCTCTCCGGGGGCGGAATCCGGTCAGCCGCGTTCAATCTGGGACTGATCCAGGCCTTTCATAGAACCGGGCTGCTGCGAGTGATCGACTATGTTTCGTCGGTGTCCGGCGGAAGTTATGTCAATGCGGCTCTCGCGCAGTCGATCTCCCGAAAGCGAGAGTTTGGCGAAGCTCCGGAACTGTTCGACTTTTATGTCGAAGATAATGGGCGGTCGTCTCCGGCGGTAACGCGTCTGACGAAGCAGGGAAACTATCTGTTTCGGCTTGATCTGGTGGCCAACCGCTATGTGATTGGACTGCTTCTGAACCTCATACCCCGGATCAGCCTGCTAGTGGCTGTGTGTGCTTTCATCGCCTTCGTCTGGCGCAGCCTGGATTACCATCAGGTCCGTGATCATTTCGAAGCGTGGAACCTGGCCGGGGATGTCTATCCGGCATTGGCGCCCTCGCTTGTGTTCGGTGGTCTCTGGTTCGCGCTCTGCATTCTGGCACTGGCGTTCCAAAGCAGTCCCTTGAAGAAGCTCTCGCACTATGTGTTCTGGGGCTCATTTGCCTGTCTGGTTATCGGTGTGGCGACGCTGATTGTGAGCGGGGATATCAGCCTGTCCGAACCCTATGATCCCGCCCGCACCGCCGGTGAGACCCGCATTTTCTGGCAGTCTTATCTGCAGTGGCCTTTGCTCGGAATGGTGCTGATCGGACTGATCCCGATCCTTGTGCCAACGAAATTGTTTCGCAGCGGAGTCCATCCCCGCAATTCGGTCGAGTCGTGGGTGTTTTACTACACGTCGTTTGCACTGTTCTTGGGTGTTCCCCTGCTGCTGGTCGCGGCATTTGCCAGTGAGAACATCTCGGGTTTCGCCACCTACCGGGGGCCCGATTTTGTCTATGGCGATTTCAAAGAGCTTGACGCGTTAGGCGAGCTAATCGACTCGTTCTCGGAGGAGCGCGCCAAGGCCGTTGAGACGCCGGTAGTGGAGATCCTGGCCGGGCTGGATCAGGCAACAGTGGCTCGCCGAAGGTGGCTAGAGACGACGGACGACAAAGTTGTGCAAGTAGATTTCTCGCCGGATGCAATCGCTTCCGGCGGAGCGAGCAGACAGGAGAATACCGGTGAGGTCAAGGAGAACGAACAGCCTCAATCGCTTTTCGCATCCTCAATCGAGGATTCGCAGCTCCTGGATTTGATGGGGCTGACCTGCAAAGACTATCCCGCTCTTAAGACGCGATACGATGCACTGCTGGATGCCGAAGGCGGGCTGAGGCTAGAGGACGCGATACCCCTCGCTTCCGATCTTGGCGATGCCTGCTCTCACCAGTTGTTTGTCAACGAACCTGCGAGAATTTACCAGGCTGGGACGGGGGCGGAGGAGCCCCTCACCGACTGGATGATGTGGCGCTACGTTCGGTTCCTTAATCGGTTGAAGCACGCGATCGGCGCTCCACTGCAGCTGTCCAATAACTACAGCCAGTTCGTGGCCAGTAGTGCGATTCAGCGGAAGTTACACAACGAGACGGCTCGGTGCCTGAACGAGGTTCTGGATGACAAGCAACTCTTCACCCTCACGCTTGTCGATCCCGGAACTCATCACGGGACATCCCCACAAAACCCAAGGCTGGCGCATCTGCTGGAACTGGTGGCATCCGATGAGGACGGAGAGGTGAATCAGAGTCAGTATCACGATGCGGAGTTAAACCGGCTGCTGTTTGAAGAGTTCTATCCGGCTGTGTTTCGTCCCCGCAGCGAGATTCGGCGAGCAGTGCTGATCGAACATGATCAGCGACATCGCCTGATCTGGAGTGTCGGGGCGCTTCTCGCTTTCCTGCTGTCGAGTGCGTTGATCAGCCCGAACAACACTTCCCTGCATGATTATTATCGTGATCGACTCTGTAGAGCTTATCTGGACGCCGACAGTGAAGATGCGCACTCAAATCCTCCGCTGACTTCCTGTCAGCCCCATATTTGCGGGGGACCATATCCGCTGTTTCACGGGGCGGTCAGCGTGCCCTCAAGTTGGATGCGACACCCGGATCATCTCGCTCCGGACTTCCACCATTTTCTGTTGTCACCCCTCTTTTTTGGCTCCCGTGATCTTGGATACCAAAGAACCGATGAACTGGGAGCCAGCACGCTGACGGTCGGCGATACCATGGCGATTTCCGCCGCGGCGATCTCGCCGAACTATTTTGTGCATCATTTCATCATGCTGATGATGGAATTGCTCAATTTCCGCACCGGGAAGTGGATTCCGTCGCCCCAGCGTGCTGACAGCATCAAGCGGGATCCCCGCCTGATCGAACTTCTCTGGGAAGGACTGGCGAACCGGAACAACGAGAAGTATGTGCTCGTCACGGACGGTGGGCATATTGAGAATCTGGGATTGGAGGCACTGATCGAACGCCGGTGCAGGGTGATCTTTGTGTCGGATGCCGGCCAGGATCCCTACTACTGTTTTGATGACTTCAGCAAGCTGGTGAAGCGGCTCAGAATTGAGCAGGGTATCGAGATTCTGGAAATGGACTCCGCCGGTGAGTCGATCTTTGATGACGGCTACCGGCCGCTGCAGACACGGGGCAAGTTTCCGGTCCGGGATCTGCCTGGCCGGGAGAAACTGGAAGAACTTGGCTGGTCCTGGTTGTCCCTAGAGCAGATGCAGGATACATCAATGCCACAGGGAGTTCCTCCTGAGGGCCAGAAGCCGGACGCGGTTGACCACCCTGAGAATCCCCGTCACTTCTTTTTTGCACGGATTCGCTATCCGGAACCGGACACCACATCCGACGACCTCGGGAGCTCCGCTGTTCCAGGAGGCAGGGAAGCACTCCTGGTCTATTTCAAACCCTGCCTGACGGGGGACGAGGATCTCACCATCCGTGAGTTTGCGTTGAGAAACTATCTGTTTCCTCACGATCCACTTTCCGACCAGGCCTTTAGCTTCGCTCAGTTCGATGCGTATCGACAACTCGGACTGCACACGGCAATCGATCTGGTCCGGGGACGGACAAGTGGGGCGAGAGGTGATCTGGATTCCTTCTGGACGAGTGACCGTTATTTCAATGCGGATACTCTGGCTGAGGAACTGACTGACGGAAAGTGGAACAGCGGGACAGCCACAACGAAAGAGTCGTCAGGAGAACCGATTAACGTCAAAGAGATCCGTGAGAAGGTTTCAGCAGTGATTGCTGATCTCCAGCGCGCCGATGACGAGCAAACGACCGGGGAGGACATCCAGTCACGCCAGGAAGAACTGGAGCGAATGCTCGGTGACTCGTATGTGGCGGCCGATCTGATCATCGCTGCGCTATCGCAAGCCGACGCTGACGTCGCCAGCCTGAATAGCCTGAGAGAGTTGCACGTGTACTGGGACCGAAGATGCGTTGATCGGCTCCTTGATCTGCTTGACACATGGATTCCGCAGGAGCCCCGTAAGCGGATCGGAGACGGAGAACTGGCAAAATCTTGCGAATGCTTTTTGCTGCTGCACGATGTCCTATTTCACAATGAGATCCAAATCAATCGTGAGCAGGTTGGGCGCTTGTTTCGCCTCGTCCAACGCCTATTGGCGACCCCGACGGCGAAGCGGCGTTATCAGGAACCGCTGAGTGCATTGCTGGAGTTTGTCGGCGGAGCGGCAAATCTGACATCCGAAATGAAGAGGGAACATGAGGGGATCCTCCAAGTACTGCGGGGCACGAAGCGGTGGAACCGAGCGGCTTCAACCTAA